The Balnearium lithotrophicum genome includes a region encoding these proteins:
- a CDS encoding Rho termination factor N-terminal domain-containing protein: MADKWIKVTPGVITGYFKGKRIRIEQNDVIEDAELVKVYPQDFKPVKTSAIREVPVVSNPSSPVEQEPSEAPLFTEEELEKLHKKELLEIAKKMGIETEGLKKDELIKAILEAQKNE; this comes from the coding sequence ATGGCTGATAAGTGGATAAAAGTAACTCCTGGAGTAATTACAGGATATTTCAAGGGAAAGAGAATCAGAATAGAGCAGAATGATGTCATAGAAGACGCCGAGCTGGTCAAGGTCTATCCGCAGGACTTTAAACCTGTAAAGACCTCTGCCATCAGGGAAGTCCCGGTAGTCTCGAATCCCTCCTCCCCGGTAGAGCAGGAGCCCTCTGAGGCTCCTCTTTTTACTGAAGAAGAACTTGAAAAGCTCCATAAAAAAGAACTCCTGGAGATAGCAAAGAAGATGGGGATTGAGACAGAAGGTTTGAAGAAAGATGAGTTGATAAAGGCTATTCTGGAGGCACAGAAGAATGAATAA
- the dut gene encoding dUTP diphosphatase, with translation MEFRAIPGSLDEFKHWVGTIKELGIVIIAKSEELLPVVKYDSNGIDCKADLSESILFRSKSNKEYSSEEKEREFLFPMERALVSLGFKVYMPRNCYMDIRPRSGLAWKNGITILNSPGFVDNDYRNTVKALLINFSAVEFELHHGDRICQAVFSENYPIYIGASKEIFERFDEFFPSKRGKRGFGSTGVR, from the coding sequence ATGGAATTTAGAGCTATTCCAGGGAGTTTAGACGAGTTTAAGCATTGGGTTGGAACAATAAAGGAGTTGGGAATTGTAATTATTGCCAAGAGTGAAGAACTCTTACCAGTTGTTAAGTACGATTCAAACGGAATTGATTGTAAGGCTGATTTAAGTGAAAGCATCCTATTTAGAAGCAAAAGCAATAAAGAGTACTCCTCAGAAGAAAAGGAAAGGGAGTTTTTATTCCCTATGGAGAGGGCTTTGGTCTCCCTTGGCTTTAAGGTTTATATGCCAAGGAATTGCTATATGGATATAAGACCAAGAAGCGGATTGGCTTGGAAAAATGGCATTACCATTCTAAACTCCCCTGGCTTTGTGGATAACGATTACAGAAATACTGTTAAAGCTCTTCTTATAAACTTTTCCGCTGTGGAATTTGAGCTCCATCACGGAGACCGTATCTGCCAAGCTGTTTTCAGTGAAAATTACCCAATCTACATAGGAGCCAGTAAAGAAATCTTTGAAAGGTTTGATGAGTTTTTTCCGTCCAAGAGAGGAAAAAGAGGGTTTGGAAGTACGGGGGTGAGATGA
- a CDS encoding GNAT family N-acetyltransferase: MKSRKENNEKNKFRLNLLKKETLPYYQEFIEYFIKHLCEISYHYQPCKMENEEQRSFYILNYLLTHIIPFYDIWALTYNGKIVGFAVVLPGPDTSCLTYLYIDKKYRGRRLGLSTLKILENHYGKLHLYIEEERSKERIPFYKKAGFKVVDSKEEKGAKYLKLANWK; encoded by the coding sequence TTGAAATCTCGCAAAGAGAATAATGAGAAAAATAAATTTCGCCTTAATCTTCTCAAAAAAGAGACTCTTCCGTATTATCAAGAATTTATCGAATATTTTATTAAACATCTCTGCGAAATATCTTATCACTATCAACCTTGTAAAATGGAAAACGAAGAACAGAGAAGTTTTTACATTTTAAATTATCTTTTAACACATATTATTCCTTTTTATGATATTTGGGCGTTAACCTACAACGGAAAAATTGTAGGTTTTGCTGTTGTTCTTCCTGGTCCTGATACTTCTTGCTTGACTTACTTGTACATTGACAAGAAGTATAGAGGCAGGCGATTAGGATTATCCACTCTTAAAATATTAGAAAATCATTACGGAAAGCTTCACTTATATATAGAAGAGGAGAGGAGTAAAGAACGCATTCCATTCTACAAAAAGGCTGGATTCAAGGTAGTAGATTCAAAAGAAGAAAAAGGGGCTAAATATTTAAAGCTTGCTAATTGGAAATAA
- a CDS encoding portal protein: protein MPIFKDLFKFFSKNEESVSEPEPKGYSYEATSPLASLLNLSTDRMERYAEYEKMMEMPYVAAAAKVYVDECCQRNPDTGKIFAFSSKNPKVEKLIKELFDRIKIEEKCPFVSKELFKLGDSFWEVVSEEGIGVTGIYHRPAGTIERKEDEKGRLEGFKQNIQGKTIDFEPDEMIHFRLLEDAKFYPYGYPILEDARRIYRQLALMEDAVVIYRLTRAPNRWVFYIDVGNMAPEKAEAFIDRLKKKFKKKRLIDPKTGKFVAKPDFLAADEDFYFPVFEGGRGSRVESLAGASNIADIADIEYFQKMLFAALKIPKAYLANEEGFSTRATLSSISIQFSRSVKSIQNAIVDGVKKLIRIHLEKNGIKDAEFTLTMHSPNYIEEDLRMESLLKKVQIAQELLSLTDKEGNSLVNKDFILKNILGLTDKEIGAMKKEGEGNQ, encoded by the coding sequence ATGCCCATATTTAAGGACTTGTTTAAATTCTTCTCCAAGAACGAAGAAAGCGTATCTGAACCAGAGCCTAAAGGTTACAGTTATGAAGCCACCTCCCCTTTAGCCTCTCTTCTAAATCTCTCTACAGACAGAATGGAGAGGTACGCCGAATATGAAAAGATGATGGAAATGCCATACGTTGCAGCAGCAGCCAAGGTGTACGTTGATGAATGCTGCCAGAGGAATCCAGATACAGGCAAGATATTTGCATTTTCAAGCAAAAACCCAAAAGTAGAAAAACTTATAAAGGAGCTATTCGATAGGATAAAAATTGAGGAAAAGTGTCCCTTTGTATCCAAAGAACTTTTTAAACTTGGAGACTCTTTTTGGGAAGTTGTTTCTGAAGAAGGAATAGGAGTTACTGGCATCTACCACAGACCTGCTGGAACTATAGAAAGAAAAGAGGATGAAAAAGGGAGATTAGAGGGTTTTAAACAGAATATTCAAGGAAAAACGATAGATTTTGAACCCGATGAAATGATTCACTTTAGACTTCTTGAAGATGCGAAGTTCTACCCTTACGGATATCCAATTCTTGAGGATGCAAGGAGAATATACAGACAATTAGCACTCATGGAAGATGCTGTTGTCATCTACAGGCTCACCAGAGCTCCAAACAGATGGGTCTTTTACATAGATGTCGGGAACATGGCTCCCGAAAAGGCAGAAGCTTTTATCGATAGGCTCAAGAAAAAATTTAAGAAGAAGAGGCTTATAGACCCAAAAACTGGAAAGTTTGTAGCAAAGCCCGATTTCCTCGCAGCCGATGAGGACTTTTACTTCCCTGTTTTTGAAGGAGGTAGAGGTTCAAGGGTTGAGAGTTTGGCAGGAGCTTCCAACATAGCCGATATTGCCGATATAGAGTACTTCCAGAAAATGCTCTTTGCAGCTTTAAAGATTCCTAAAGCTTATCTTGCAAATGAAGAAGGCTTTTCTACAAGGGCAACTCTCTCTTCAATCTCAATTCAATTCAGTCGTTCCGTTAAAAGCATTCAGAATGCAATTGTTGACGGCGTCAAAAAGTTAATCAGGATTCATCTGGAGAAGAACGGAATCAAGGATGCCGAATTTACCCTCACAATGCACTCTCCAAATTACATAGAAGAAGACCTTAGAATGGAGTCTTTGCTCAAGAAGGTTCAAATTGCCCAGGAGCTCCTTAGCCTCACTGATAAAGAAGGTAACTCACTTGTTAATAAAGATTTCATCCTAAAAAACATCCTTGGACTTACAGATAAGGAAATTGGAGCTATGAAAAAAGAAGGAGAAGGGAACCAGTGA
- a CDS encoding phage tail sheath C-terminal domain-containing protein, with protein sequence MGVFVVPGSYTEEEDFSLYALALSSSICAMPIVSPKGESFKPTLTSVTDMLINTFFGDNGQPILSAINQDFFSALAFLEKGNMLYCIRVVPDDATKASAVLKDSGGADVLKVEAIGEGSYYNRIVVTVSSINEDYYKVLISLDKSDNVVEVINWKTSKYPEAKEFIQNTRSKYVKFKVLSTNNPAPATVKLTGGSDGGKVTAGNVMKAIDTVANPNEIDINIITAPGWTEPEVINKCLSVCESRGDCMSIHCTPQGMTPQEAVEWHNGNGGAFQAFNSSYGAMYYGWLKVYDRWRDREIWVPPEGFVAGVYAYTDKVADPWFAPAGLNRGKLVTPLNVEYNPTEGEMELMYGNQNALNPIVRFKKDGIAIWGQKTLQRKPSALDRVNVRRLLLYIRKVIATSTKYLVFEPNDPFTWRQWKGLVDPFLEDIKRRRGIYAFQTICDETTNTPERIDKYLMYGKALIKPTKAAEIVVSEFGILRTGAEFNEYVQ encoded by the coding sequence ATGGGAGTATTTGTTGTTCCAGGCTCTTATACAGAGGAAGAAGATTTTTCTTTGTACGCATTAGCTTTATCAAGTTCTATCTGTGCTATGCCAATAGTTTCTCCAAAAGGAGAAAGTTTTAAACCTACACTTACATCAGTTACGGATATGCTGATTAATACTTTCTTTGGGGACAATGGTCAGCCGATTTTATCTGCCATTAATCAGGACTTTTTCAGTGCTTTAGCCTTTCTTGAAAAGGGAAATATGCTCTACTGTATAAGAGTTGTTCCAGACGATGCAACCAAGGCATCGGCAGTACTTAAGGATTCAGGGGGAGCAGACGTTCTAAAAGTAGAGGCTATTGGAGAAGGTTCCTACTACAACAGAATTGTTGTTACTGTATCCTCCATTAATGAGGATTACTATAAAGTCCTTATTTCTCTTGATAAATCTGATAACGTTGTTGAGGTAATTAACTGGAAAACCTCTAAATATCCAGAAGCCAAAGAATTTATCCAGAACACCCGCAGCAAGTATGTCAAATTCAAAGTTCTATCCACAAATAATCCAGCACCTGCAACAGTTAAGCTCACAGGCGGGTCTGACGGAGGTAAAGTAACCGCTGGCAATGTAATGAAAGCAATTGATACAGTTGCCAATCCTAACGAAATAGACATCAACATCATAACAGCTCCAGGATGGACAGAACCAGAAGTAATCAATAAATGCCTTTCTGTATGTGAAAGCAGAGGCGATTGCATGAGCATTCACTGCACTCCACAAGGAATGACTCCACAGGAAGCCGTGGAGTGGCACAACGGAAATGGTGGAGCATTCCAGGCATTTAACAGTTCTTACGGAGCTATGTACTACGGATGGCTAAAGGTTTACGACCGGTGGAGAGATAGGGAAATTTGGGTTCCTCCAGAAGGATTCGTAGCAGGAGTCTATGCATACACGGATAAGGTAGCTGACCCATGGTTTGCACCAGCAGGTTTAAATAGAGGAAAACTCGTTACTCCTCTTAATGTCGAGTATAACCCCACTGAAGGTGAAATGGAGTTAATGTACGGCAATCAAAATGCTTTAAACCCAATTGTCAGATTTAAGAAAGACGGCATAGCAATTTGGGGGCAAAAAACCTTACAGAGAAAACCATCAGCACTCGACAGAGTAAATGTCAGAAGGCTTCTTCTCTATATTAGAAAAGTTATTGCTACCTCTACTAAATACCTCGTTTTTGAGCCTAACGACCCATTTACATGGAGGCAGTGGAAGGGACTTGTTGACCCATTCTTGGAAGATATAAAGAGAAGAAGAGGCATATACGCTTTTCAGACTATTTGTGATGAAACAACCAACACTCCTGAGAGAATAGATAAATATCTGATGTACGGAAAGGCTTTAATTAAACCAACGAAAGCAGCTGAGATTGTTGTTAGTGAGTTCGGAATTCTAAGAACAGGTGCAGAGTTTAACGAATACGTTCAGTAG